A stretch of the Oxyura jamaicensis isolate SHBP4307 breed ruddy duck chromosome 4, BPBGC_Ojam_1.0, whole genome shotgun sequence genome encodes the following:
- the LZTS3 gene encoding leucine zipper putative tumor suppressor 3 isoform X1 gives MATLEALPVLSDPTYPSPENLPGFSPRPSHPASQSAMGSVGSGVANDQEFAMKSVGTRTQSSGRQTEGSRNGYSTREISNRYSGEEKTYKSEKVSNSLYINGDLRKSEKVKVDICGNVTANNEKNLPPPPQYREPGNPPKILPISGKLDQSNEPLVRPSAFKPVVPKNFHSMQNLCPPQSNGVTENRKSLNHANSNSPSAPKSGLDKTSLNRTTNQGGGLSDSGRNSLTSLPTYGTGYSQHVGPMSASTSHINRIGTTYVDKNIVGYNGISTSDSGRSSSKSTSSFNRLNHLNETMPFHSPSTDDIIQDLEDRLWEKEQEVLQMRRNLDKSEAAIFQVFEEKQKIWEREMEDLRQNYANKLQQVSKKAQRAQQALQLQIFKLQQEKKKLQDDMGQLLQQREELEKKFVAFKKEQAEFLPKIEETKWEVCQKAGEISLLKQQLKDSQADVSQKLNEIVGLRTQLKEGKNFLREKEEQILTLKDSYSSKSVNLEICESELQRKMSEVQVLREKLNHCEMEVSGLKRTLASMGPPGPFGGDLAEKLRDPLACESDEAKMQRQSEDSVSTLRKEVERLQTELKLERQQREQQVMDFEEERRTWQEEKEKVIKYQKQLQLNYVEMYQKNQLLEHKVNEMNTKATSPPHTEEKKPWTPSRLERIESTEI, from the exons ATGGCCACGCTAGAGGCGCTGCCCGTTCTCAGTGACCCGACGTACCCCAGCCCGGAGAACTTGCCCGGTTTCTCTCCCCGGCCATCCCACCCCGCCTCGCAGAGCGCCATGGGGAGCGTGGGCAGCGGAGTCGCCAACGACCAGGAGTTCGCCATGAAGAGCGTGGGGACCCGGACGCAGAGCAGCGGCCGGCAGACGGAGGGGTCCCGCAACGGGTACTCCACGCGGGAGATCTCCAACCGCTACTCCGGCGAGGAGAAGACGTACAAGTCGGAGAAGGTCTCCAATTCCCTCTACATCAACGGCGACCTGCGCAAGAGCGAGAAGGTGAAGGTGGACATCTGTGGGAACGTGACCGCCAACAACGAGAAGAACTTGCCGCCTCCTCCCCAGTACCGAGAGCCCGGTAACCCACCAAAGATATTGCCAATCTCCGGCAAACTAGACCAG agcAATGAGCCCTTAGTCAGACCCTCAGCCTTTAAACCAGTAGTTCCTAAAAACTTCCATTCCATGCAGAACCTCTGCCCGCCGCAGAGCAACGGGGtgacagagaacagaaagagCTTGAACCATGCCAACAGCAATAGCCCATCCGCCCCCAAAAGTGGACTCGACAAGACCAGCCTTAACAGGACTACAAACCAAGGGGGAGGCCTTTCGGATTCGGGCCGTAACTCATTAACGAGCCTGCCCACGTACGGGACAGGCTACAGCCAGCACGTGGGCCCCATGAGCGCCTCGACGAGCCACATCAACCGCATCGGCACGACCTACGTGGACAAGAACATCGTGGGATACAACGGGATATCTACCTCAGACAGCGGGCGGTCTTCGAGCAAGAGCACCTCTTCGTTCAACAGACTGAACCATCTCAACGAAACGATGCCTTTCCACTCGCCTTCAACGGACGACATCATCCAAGACCTGGAAGACCGGCTctgggagaaggagcaggaggtcCTCCAGATGCGAAGGAACTTGGACAAAAGCGAGGCAGCCATCTTCCAAGTGTttgaggagaagcagaagatCTGGGAGAGGGAAATGGAGGACCTGAGGCAAAACTACGCCAACAAACTGCAGCAGGTCTCCAAAAAGGCGCAGCGGGCTCAGCAGGCCTTGCAGCTCCAGATCTTCAAGttacagcaggagaaaaaaaaactccaggACGACATGGGGCAACTCCTCCAACAGcgagaggagctggagaagaaaTTTGTGGCTTTCAAGAAGGAGCAGGCTGAGTTTCTCCCAAAGATTGAGGAGACCAAGTGGGAG GTGTGTCAGAAGGCGGGGGAGatctccctgctcaagcagcagctgaaggattCCCAAGCGGACGTCTCCCAGAAGCTGAACGAGATCGTGGGGCTGCGGACGCAGCTCAAGGAAGGTAAGAACTTCCTGCGGGAGAAGGAGGAGCAAATCCTCACCCTGAAGGACTCCTACAGCTCCAAGAGCGTCAACCTGGAGATCTGCGAGAGCGAGCTGCAGCGGAAGATGAGCGAGGTGCAGGTGCTGAGGGAAAAACTGAACCACTGTGAGATGGAGGTCTCCGGACTGAAGCGGACGCTTGCCAGCATGGGACCTCCGGGGCCTTTTGGCGGGGACCTGGCGGAGAAGCTGCGGGACCCCCTGGCCTGCGAAAGCGACGAAGCCAAGATGCAGCGGCAGAGCGAGGACAGCGTCAGCACGCTGCGGAAGGAGGTGGAGCGGCTGCAGACGGAGCTGAAGCTGGAGCggcagcagcgggagcagcAGGTGATGGACTTCGAGGAGGAGAGGCGCACGtggcaggaagagaaggagaaggtcATCAAGTaccagaagcagctgcagctcaaCTACGTGGAGATGTACCAGAAGAaccagctcctggagcacaAGGTGAACGAGATGAACACAAAGGCCACCAGCCCCCCGCACACCGAGGAGAAAAAACCATGGACTCCCTCCAGACTCGAGCGAATAGAGTCCACCGAGATCTGA
- the LZTS3 gene encoding leucine zipper putative tumor suppressor 3 isoform X2, which yields MATLEALPVLSDPTYPSPENLPGFSPRPSHPASQSAMGSVGSGVANDQEFAMKSVGTRTQSSGRQTEGSRNGYSTREISNRYSGEEKTYKSEKVSNSLYINGDLRKSEKVKVDICGNVTANNEKNLPPPPQYREPGNPPKILPISGKLDQNLCPPQSNGVTENRKSLNHANSNSPSAPKSGLDKTSLNRTTNQGGGLSDSGRNSLTSLPTYGTGYSQHVGPMSASTSHINRIGTTYVDKNIVGYNGISTSDSGRSSSKSTSSFNRLNHLNETMPFHSPSTDDIIQDLEDRLWEKEQEVLQMRRNLDKSEAAIFQVFEEKQKIWEREMEDLRQNYANKLQQVSKKAQRAQQALQLQIFKLQQEKKKLQDDMGQLLQQREELEKKFVAFKKEQAEFLPKIEETKWEVCQKAGEISLLKQQLKDSQADVSQKLNEIVGLRTQLKEGKNFLREKEEQILTLKDSYSSKSVNLEICESELQRKMSEVQVLREKLNHCEMEVSGLKRTLASMGPPGPFGGDLAEKLRDPLACESDEAKMQRQSEDSVSTLRKEVERLQTELKLERQQREQQVMDFEEERRTWQEEKEKVIKYQKQLQLNYVEMYQKNQLLEHKVNEMNTKATSPPHTEEKKPWTPSRLERIESTEI from the exons ATGGCCACGCTAGAGGCGCTGCCCGTTCTCAGTGACCCGACGTACCCCAGCCCGGAGAACTTGCCCGGTTTCTCTCCCCGGCCATCCCACCCCGCCTCGCAGAGCGCCATGGGGAGCGTGGGCAGCGGAGTCGCCAACGACCAGGAGTTCGCCATGAAGAGCGTGGGGACCCGGACGCAGAGCAGCGGCCGGCAGACGGAGGGGTCCCGCAACGGGTACTCCACGCGGGAGATCTCCAACCGCTACTCCGGCGAGGAGAAGACGTACAAGTCGGAGAAGGTCTCCAATTCCCTCTACATCAACGGCGACCTGCGCAAGAGCGAGAAGGTGAAGGTGGACATCTGTGGGAACGTGACCGCCAACAACGAGAAGAACTTGCCGCCTCCTCCCCAGTACCGAGAGCCCGGTAACCCACCAAAGATATTGCCAATCTCCGGCAAACTAGACCAG AACCTCTGCCCGCCGCAGAGCAACGGGGtgacagagaacagaaagagCTTGAACCATGCCAACAGCAATAGCCCATCCGCCCCCAAAAGTGGACTCGACAAGACCAGCCTTAACAGGACTACAAACCAAGGGGGAGGCCTTTCGGATTCGGGCCGTAACTCATTAACGAGCCTGCCCACGTACGGGACAGGCTACAGCCAGCACGTGGGCCCCATGAGCGCCTCGACGAGCCACATCAACCGCATCGGCACGACCTACGTGGACAAGAACATCGTGGGATACAACGGGATATCTACCTCAGACAGCGGGCGGTCTTCGAGCAAGAGCACCTCTTCGTTCAACAGACTGAACCATCTCAACGAAACGATGCCTTTCCACTCGCCTTCAACGGACGACATCATCCAAGACCTGGAAGACCGGCTctgggagaaggagcaggaggtcCTCCAGATGCGAAGGAACTTGGACAAAAGCGAGGCAGCCATCTTCCAAGTGTttgaggagaagcagaagatCTGGGAGAGGGAAATGGAGGACCTGAGGCAAAACTACGCCAACAAACTGCAGCAGGTCTCCAAAAAGGCGCAGCGGGCTCAGCAGGCCTTGCAGCTCCAGATCTTCAAGttacagcaggagaaaaaaaaactccaggACGACATGGGGCAACTCCTCCAACAGcgagaggagctggagaagaaaTTTGTGGCTTTCAAGAAGGAGCAGGCTGAGTTTCTCCCAAAGATTGAGGAGACCAAGTGGGAG GTGTGTCAGAAGGCGGGGGAGatctccctgctcaagcagcagctgaaggattCCCAAGCGGACGTCTCCCAGAAGCTGAACGAGATCGTGGGGCTGCGGACGCAGCTCAAGGAAGGTAAGAACTTCCTGCGGGAGAAGGAGGAGCAAATCCTCACCCTGAAGGACTCCTACAGCTCCAAGAGCGTCAACCTGGAGATCTGCGAGAGCGAGCTGCAGCGGAAGATGAGCGAGGTGCAGGTGCTGAGGGAAAAACTGAACCACTGTGAGATGGAGGTCTCCGGACTGAAGCGGACGCTTGCCAGCATGGGACCTCCGGGGCCTTTTGGCGGGGACCTGGCGGAGAAGCTGCGGGACCCCCTGGCCTGCGAAAGCGACGAAGCCAAGATGCAGCGGCAGAGCGAGGACAGCGTCAGCACGCTGCGGAAGGAGGTGGAGCGGCTGCAGACGGAGCTGAAGCTGGAGCggcagcagcgggagcagcAGGTGATGGACTTCGAGGAGGAGAGGCGCACGtggcaggaagagaaggagaaggtcATCAAGTaccagaagcagctgcagctcaaCTACGTGGAGATGTACCAGAAGAaccagctcctggagcacaAGGTGAACGAGATGAACACAAAGGCCACCAGCCCCCCGCACACCGAGGAGAAAAAACCATGGACTCCCTCCAGACTCGAGCGAATAGAGTCCACCGAGATCTGA